The DNA window CCGTATACAACGGGATGGGCTAATAAATAATCAAAAACTTTAAGCAGGGAAGCATTATCATTGTAGCCGCGCAGGTCAAAAACCATCCCCTTTGTATTTTTGTATTGTTCCATCAGGGCAGGGATTTCTGCTCCTTTCAATGATGCAAATTCGAAATACACCTTATCATCTATGGGAAAACTTGGGTTTAGACGGCTTTCTTTTTCATTGTACGTTAAATAATTATAGGTTTTTCCCTGGTATACCAGGTGAAGATCCGGGATGCCGTCTTTATCCCATTCCTGATCGAAAATACGCTTTGTCCGTTCCACGGTGGTCCGGAACTTTTCTCCATTGTTATGCAGTCCTTCCACTATGAAAGTTTCTTCATCTCCGCTGAACAGGTAACTGTATGCCTCGCGCAGTTCGACGGATCTATTGGAAAAGGCAAAATATTTCGATTTTTCTTTTATATTTTTTAGAATAGATTTGCCGTTAATTTTAGTAATCAGGTCGCCCATTTTCAGGTTTGCTTTTTTCATCTTAGCCTCATCCTTACTTCCTGTGATAAGCACAGCATCGTCAACCATTTGAAAAGTAAACGGAGAAGACAGCTTCCCGACTACATCATACTGATAGGTCTTTTCAATGCTGGTATGGGTATCCTGCAGCTCAGCAGCCAGTTGCATCACTACCGACTCATAATCTTTCTCATTGTTGATCTTTTTAAATAAGGGAATGTATTTTTTCAGGATATCATCCCACTGATGATCAAGCAGGTACTTATAAGGGTAAAAATACTCAATGGCATTCCAGATCCTGAATAAATCCAGCATTTTAACTTCCTTTGAAAAACTTTCATAAACTTTTTCATTGGCACTGCTGAAATAAATACCGCTTTTAGCCGTATTGGAATAAAACGAACCGACATTCCCTGGTTGATTTACCAATTTTAACAGGCGATTTTTGTTTTCAGGCGAAATTTTTAATTTTTCAATCCATGAAACATCAAAATTACGCAGCGTAATGCTGTCGCATTCATTATTAGTTCCTGCGATCTTGTCAAACTTCTGTTGGTCTGCCTTGCTAAGCCAATTTTTAACAAGGCTGTCAACTCCTTCTTTTGAACCGGAACGGAAACTTTCCAGCAGAACACCATCCCAGTCTGTTTTTCCCTGCGATACGGCAGGATGGTAATATTTCATCAATCCCCAGACTTTTCCGATCTGATATAATTCGCGGTCAGAAAATGTACTTAGTTGGGCAGACAGAGCAGAAGCCGTAAAAAAGCAGATGAGAATAATGGATTTCATAGTTGGATTTGGTTTTTGCTATTGGTATATAATTGATAACAATTTTTAAGGCTTTAATTTACTGTATTTTGTGAGATTATAAGTATTTATTATTTAAATAAATTGGATTCGACGAGGAAATGAATTTAAAGGTTGGAGAAAGGGAAGCTGGATGTTAGAAGTTTCTTCGGTTAACATGTCGATAACAGTCTCAAATATCAGATGATCGTGCTTGTACTCCGTAAAAACAAACTCTATTTTAACGTCAGTTCGAGTGTTTTTGCAGCTCAGCGGAGAAAAATGTATCGAGAACGTGTAAAGCAGGACTTCTGGTTTGTAGCTCAACAACTTCCCGATACGATTTTTTCAAAATCTACTCGGAGCGACGATAGTTAAATATCGAAGGTACTCTTCGTTGGTAGCTATTCTGTTTTTAAATCCGGAATTATTTAAGTCTGTTTTATATTAAATGATTGATATTTAAATGAATATCATCGAGTTCACGTTATTTTAAATTCCCTATCATTTCCTAGCTAAAAACAAATTAAATATCACCGAATTCACGTTAAGTAGCTAATAGCAATTAGCTTTTTGCCATTGGCTTTACATTCAGGATTTTAAAATTCAGAAACGTATTATAAATTATTTCAGGTACTTAAATTAAATAGAGCCATTGCCCATATTGATTGAAATATTTCCCCGCAAATTGTACGGATTTTCACAATTTGCATAACTGCTTCTTTACTCAGTTTGCATAAGTTTGGTTATTCGGACTGAATAATAGATGAATGGAACGCCCGCTTCATCAGATCAGCCTGCTGATCAAATCTTTGCTCCCTTAATGTACACCCAAAGAAAATAAAACCTTTGCGTTAAAGAAATCTTCCTAACTGAAAATTACACCGAATAATTACAAGTTCTTATGTTTAATTTCTATGTCAAAAGCTTTTATCAATTAAAAACGACCACTTGAAATTCAAGCCATCAGCAATATTCTGAAAAATTAA is part of the Chryseobacterium camelliae genome and encodes:
- a CDS encoding S41 family peptidase, yielding MKSIILICFFTASALSAQLSTFSDRELYQIGKVWGLMKYYHPAVSQGKTDWDGVLLESFRSGSKEGVDSLVKNWLSKADQQKFDKIAGTNNECDSITLRNFDVSWIEKLKISPENKNRLLKLVNQPGNVGSFYSNTAKSGIYFSSANEKVYESFSKEVKMLDLFRIWNAIEYFYPYKYLLDHQWDDILKKYIPLFKKINNEKDYESVVMQLAAELQDTHTSIEKTYQYDVVGKLSSPFTFQMVDDAVLITGSKDEAKMKKANLKMGDLITKINGKSILKNIKEKSKYFAFSNRSVELREAYSYLFSGDEETFIVEGLHNNGEKFRTTVERTKRIFDQEWDKDGIPDLHLVYQGKTYNYLTYNEKESRLNPSFPIDDKVYFEFASLKGAEIPALMEQYKNTKGMVFDLRGYNDNASLLKVFDYLLAHPVVYGIKTQPNFSQPGRFCFVDNIVNKEYKFAGKDNPDPYKGQVVVLINEHTQSAEEMWAMVFKKIPNIVFVGSQTAGADGNKTSIRLTDGNKIIFSGLGIYYPDGGETQRIGIKPDFVVRPTVESIRNKEDLLLLKALELIDQKK